A region from the Flexibacter flexilis DSM 6793 genome encodes:
- the bla gene encoding BlaB/IND/MUS family subclass B1 metallo-beta-lactamase, whose product MKTKLLFFFWTTLAACGYAQNAKLEIKPLTKDFYIFTTYQRFGQTLFPSNGMYVVSNEGVIMIDAPWDTTQFQPLLDSIAARHHQKVVLAIATHSHEDRSAGLEFLKAQGAKTFTSCRTDSLSRARHEKRAEFVFSQDTSFRVGNHVFETYFAGEGHTSDNIVVWFGKEKILYGGCLIKSTEATNLGNLADANVKAWPQTISNLQKRYRKPKYIVTGHQDWRSTKSLEHTRRLLEQKSKSHAHQ is encoded by the coding sequence ATGAAAACAAAACTTCTTTTTTTCTTCTGGACGACTTTGGCGGCCTGCGGATACGCCCAAAATGCCAAATTGGAGATTAAACCCCTCACCAAAGACTTTTATATTTTCACGACTTACCAACGATTCGGGCAAACATTGTTCCCGTCCAATGGCATGTATGTAGTGAGCAATGAGGGCGTAATAATGATCGATGCTCCTTGGGACACTACGCAATTTCAACCGCTACTCGACAGCATTGCGGCGCGTCATCACCAAAAAGTAGTGTTGGCCATCGCCACGCATTCACACGAAGACCGCAGCGCAGGCCTTGAATTTCTGAAAGCACAAGGCGCGAAAACCTTTACCAGTTGCCGCACCGATTCGCTCAGCCGCGCACGACATGAAAAACGAGCAGAATTTGTATTTAGCCAAGATACGAGCTTTCGGGTTGGCAATCATGTTTTTGAAACGTATTTTGCAGGCGAAGGGCACACTTCCGACAACATCGTGGTTTGGTTTGGGAAAGAAAAAATCTTGTATGGCGGCTGCCTCATCAAAAGCACAGAAGCCACCAATTTAGGCAATTTGGCAGATGCGAACGTAAAGGCTTGGCCACAGACTATCAGCAACTTACAAAAGCGTTATCGCAAACCAAAATACATTGTTACGGGGCATCAGGATTGGCGCAGCACCAAATCGTTGGAGCATACGCGCCGACTACTCGAACAAAAAAGCAAAAGCCATGCGCATCAATAG
- a CDS encoding efflux RND transporter periplasmic adaptor subunit: MKKTILQPLTALGTVILSGGLWACHSDTKAGAPAAGAMPNVQANLQGYIVKPMAISEKITVSGTLIPAEETTLFSEVSGRVVKLHLPEGQTVKKGTLLVKIFDGDLVAQLHKLQTQLKIAENTLKRQQELLAINGVSQQDFDTAELQVNNIKADMELIRVQVSKTEMRAPFTGVIGLRNISDGAYLTPATAVATIRQTSPLKLDFSVPEKYSHLLKTGQKLNFKVAAIADTFSAKVLASEDNINADTRNLKLRAVVQENDKRLVSGTFVEIGLTVDANNNALVVPTQAIIPQARDKKIVVVKNGKAEMRVVKTGVRQPQMVEIVEGIAAGDTVATTGIMFIKPDMQLKFNKVQ, encoded by the coding sequence ATGAAAAAAACAATACTTCAGCCGCTAACAGCCTTAGGCACAGTGATTTTGTCAGGGGGATTGTGGGCTTGCCATTCGGACACGAAAGCGGGCGCACCTGCGGCTGGTGCAATGCCAAACGTGCAGGCCAATTTGCAAGGCTACATCGTAAAACCGATGGCCATTAGCGAAAAAATCACGGTCTCTGGCACGCTTATTCCCGCCGAAGAAACAACACTTTTCTCGGAAGTTTCGGGCAGAGTCGTAAAACTTCATTTGCCTGAAGGACAAACAGTTAAGAAAGGAACATTGCTTGTAAAAATATTTGATGGCGATTTGGTGGCGCAATTGCACAAGCTCCAAACCCAACTCAAAATCGCCGAAAACACGCTCAAACGCCAACAAGAACTTTTGGCTATCAATGGCGTAAGTCAACAGGATTTTGACACAGCCGAGTTGCAAGTAAACAACATCAAGGCCGACATGGAATTGATTCGTGTACAAGTTTCTAAAACAGAAATGCGTGCACCATTTACGGGCGTAATTGGCTTGCGCAACATCAGCGATGGCGCGTACCTTACGCCTGCCACGGCGGTTGCGACTATTCGCCAAACCTCGCCACTAAAACTGGATTTTAGCGTTCCCGAAAAATATAGTCATTTGCTCAAAACTGGCCAAAAACTGAATTTTAAAGTAGCCGCCATCGCCGATACTTTCTCGGCGAAAGTGTTGGCCAGCGAAGATAATATCAACGCCGACACACGCAACCTGAAACTTCGTGCCGTAGTGCAAGAAAACGACAAACGTCTCGTTTCGGGTACTTTCGTGGAAATAGGCCTGACCGTTGATGCCAATAACAATGCATTAGTAGTGCCGACACAAGCCATTATTCCGCAGGCAAGAGACAAAAAAATAGTAGTGGTAAAAAATGGCAAAGCTGAAATGCGCGTGGTAAAAACAGGCGTGCGCCAACCACAAATGGTTGAGATTGTGGAAGGTATCGCTGCTGGGGATACGGTCGCCACAACGGGGATTATGTTCATTAAGCCTGATATGCAACTGAAATTCAACAAAGTCCAATAA
- a CDS encoding TonB-dependent receptor plug domain-containing protein, which yields MKKILLVSLLWLTSLPVWAQTDSSETDLQNLMDMKFNEDQVRAYVKQENLTVASTSSQAEEEIPSIVSVITRKDILLYGYRDLSEILRFVPGFEYGIDGIASAGQGFRGVWMYEGKGTILLNGLPVNDYFYGNTNIINQFPASMIERVEIIRGPGSVLYGGFSLVTVVNVITRSNTTPEGLRLTTNGLTLDGKAFGTTNNLSFNTKVGELQINGSAGYSLHPTSTRKYTDFWGNEVQFGNANTPRQSYYQTLQLEYKGLQIKYHHFKFAFTGQDGFDTVVARNSYGKNTEYFENYSDAVRIKYESDFSKKIKIEPQAEYSRGNPMFGATNSFSQLNGNLLGPAAINHHFRGQVIGTFKLAHHSELIAGGGYTHDIAQNRTASGAPAMYGSGGITDTSEYSRFTRSVFGFAQYKYQFNTNWQVFVADRFEHNTFGDATAPRVGLIFFQEPFNVKVLYSHAYRIPTPGQAYNSWIAYNDQLKPEESDNYEIEMGYRFTDNINLKTNLYYIDIKHSILWNGGEKSYVNAGEVKSMGVEGTLNVAYTKWGGFMNFSYNRPAKGSTDEYLTADKEYTLGLPPLKVNVGAHYRVGKVTFGLTGTYFSKRYGPSAEFAREALATHHYHNHQSTSYPQLFMANLSVGVKEIAKNLNMRLTGSNLFNAKYILIQPYYAGHAPSPANDRQITLQFTYEFIK from the coding sequence ATGAAAAAAATACTACTCGTCTCTTTGTTGTGGCTTACTAGCTTGCCAGTTTGGGCGCAAACAGACTCTTCAGAAACAGACTTGCAGAACCTAATGGACATGAAGTTTAACGAAGACCAAGTGCGTGCTTACGTGAAACAAGAAAACCTGACGGTGGCTTCTACCAGCAGCCAAGCAGAAGAAGAAATCCCGTCGATTGTGTCGGTGATTACGCGCAAAGATATTTTGCTGTATGGCTACCGCGACTTGTCCGAAATCTTGCGATTTGTACCAGGTTTTGAGTATGGCATAGATGGCATCGCTTCGGCGGGGCAAGGCTTTCGGGGCGTATGGATGTACGAGGGCAAAGGTACGATTTTGCTTAACGGCTTGCCTGTCAATGACTATTTTTACGGTAATACCAATATTATCAATCAGTTTCCTGCCTCAATGATTGAGCGCGTAGAGATCATCCGTGGGCCGGGCAGTGTGTTGTATGGGGGCTTTTCGTTGGTTACGGTGGTCAATGTGATTACACGTTCGAACACTACGCCAGAAGGTTTGCGCCTGACTACCAACGGCCTCACGCTCGACGGCAAAGCCTTTGGCACAACTAATAATTTGTCTTTCAACACCAAAGTAGGGGAGTTGCAAATCAATGGTTCGGCGGGTTATAGTCTTCACCCAACTTCTACACGCAAATACACCGATTTTTGGGGCAATGAAGTGCAGTTCGGCAACGCCAACACGCCGCGCCAAAGCTATTACCAAACCTTGCAATTGGAATACAAAGGCCTTCAGATAAAATATCATCATTTCAAATTTGCGTTTACGGGTCAAGATGGTTTTGATACGGTGGTGGCGCGTAACAGCTATGGCAAAAACACTGAATATTTCGAGAATTATTCGGACGCTGTGCGCATCAAATACGAAAGTGATTTTAGTAAAAAAATAAAGATAGAGCCACAAGCAGAGTATTCGCGCGGCAACCCGATGTTTGGCGCGACAAATTCTTTTTCGCAACTCAACGGCAATTTGTTGGGGCCAGCGGCCATTAACCACCATTTTAGAGGTCAGGTAATTGGTACGTTCAAGCTCGCGCATCACAGCGAACTAATTGCGGGTGGTGGCTATACACACGATATTGCCCAAAACAGAACCGCATCGGGTGCTCCTGCCATGTACGGTTCGGGAGGCATTACGGACACCAGCGAATATTCTCGTTTCACGCGTTCGGTTTTTGGCTTTGCTCAATATAAATATCAATTTAATACCAATTGGCAAGTCTTTGTCGCCGACCGCTTCGAGCATAATACTTTTGGCGATGCCACTGCTCCGCGTGTGGGTTTGATTTTCTTTCAAGAGCCTTTTAATGTAAAAGTGTTGTATAGTCATGCGTATCGTATCCCGACACCTGGGCAAGCTTATAATAGTTGGATTGCCTATAATGACCAATTAAAGCCAGAAGAATCAGATAATTATGAAATAGAAATGGGCTACCGTTTTACGGATAATATTAACCTGAAAACCAATCTTTACTACATAGACATTAAGCATTCTATATTGTGGAATGGTGGTGAAAAGTCGTATGTGAATGCTGGCGAAGTAAAATCTATGGGCGTAGAAGGCACGCTTAATGTAGCATATACCAAATGGGGTGGTTTTATGAATTTCTCGTACAACAGACCCGCCAAAGGCAGTACAGACGAATATTTGACCGCAGATAAAGAATATACCTTGGGTTTGCCGCCGCTCAAAGTGAATGTTGGGGCGCATTATCGCGTTGGTAAAGTAACTTTTGGTCTTACGGGAACGTATTTTAGCAAACGTTATGGCCCTTCGGCGGAGTTTGCAAGAGAGGCATTAGCTACACACCATTATCATAATCATCAATCTACGAGCTATCCGCAGTTGTTTATGGCTAATTTGAGTGTGGGCGTAAAGGAGATTGCCAAAAACCTAAATATGCGCCTGACTGGAAGTAACTTGTTTAATGCCAAATACATACTGATTCAGCCGTATTATGCAGGCCATGCGCCAAGCCCAGCCAACGACCGCCAAATTACGCTGCAATTCACCTATGAGTTTATAAAATAG
- a CDS encoding DUF7619 domain-containing protein: MKKHLPFFLLLFVSALAIQSAKAQYITIPNASFRNFLKQQYPSCFNSANQLDTLCAAAAPLEGLIMQTPTDTMSSIEGIRYFKRLKSLNCEHIGLISLPQLPDSLTSLDILSNDITSIHSFPPNLELLYGPDNLNLSTLPPLPSTLQVLDMSTCNLQSLPPLPPSLTLLDLSNNPISAFPALPSSLTSLSCEFCSALTALPELPPNIEWLDIPETAITCLPHLPESLYLFIIDDLGTIKCLPNRPPGVYSELPLCNVTVENGSYCYAFPSFKGQVFVDENNNGQKDETERVVSLAKLTLGNNISFTDENGFYQIYGDSIGSSTLYLDVPAYYTCAQPSYASTFAKYSDVVTKDFPLTPINQNISDLNVSLNNITNAQIGQAMAFQIKVANAGTKSKITHLQFTKSPLFNVDSASVAGYVIDADTIRWDLGTLNIFDTKTITLYGTISATASTAELLVSSANVYANDLEENTPTDNYQQLILAISDTLLYNYNAATKTIANSNLANEYIDYSVHFQNISAETVSSVVIADTLDTRLLANTLVVTGSSGNMTVTVRDNILYFELLNHSFPSYLTNQLQSQGLVSFKIKANPTLSSGDTIRNKAFIYLDYDTMLLTNQTQTIITSPTSIATSPKANWTVYPNPAKGNETLHITAPQNTDVRILSMEGRVIQTGKINDNKLLINNLPKGLYLIESSNAGQVMRTKLVVQ, translated from the coding sequence ATGAAAAAACATCTCCCCTTTTTTCTATTGCTTTTCGTTTCAGCGTTAGCCATCCAAAGTGCTAAAGCTCAATACATCACCATTCCTAACGCCTCGTTTAGGAATTTTCTAAAACAGCAATATCCAAGCTGCTTTAATAGTGCAAATCAATTAGACACGTTATGCGCCGCCGCCGCCCCGCTAGAAGGGTTAATAATGCAAACCCCTACCGATACCATGAGCAGCATAGAAGGCATCCGTTATTTCAAACGGCTTAAATCCTTGAATTGTGAACATATTGGCCTAATTTCATTGCCGCAATTGCCAGATTCTCTAACGAGTTTAGATATTCTTTCTAATGATATTACTTCTATTCATTCATTCCCTCCAAATTTAGAATTGCTTTATGGGCCAGACAATCTAAATTTAAGCACGCTCCCTCCGCTACCAAGTACACTTCAAGTATTGGATATGTCCACCTGTAACTTACAAAGTTTGCCGCCACTTCCGCCATCGCTAACACTACTTGACCTTAGCAATAACCCAATTAGTGCATTCCCTGCCTTGCCATCGTCTTTAACTAGCCTTAGCTGTGAGTTTTGCAGTGCTCTTACCGCATTACCAGAACTTCCCCCGAACATAGAATGGTTAGATATTCCAGAAACAGCGATTACATGTTTGCCGCATTTGCCAGAATCTTTGTATTTATTTATTATAGATGACCTTGGGACTATAAAATGTCTGCCCAATAGACCACCTGGTGTATATTCAGAGCTTCCGCTTTGCAATGTAACAGTAGAGAATGGAAGTTATTGTTATGCGTTTCCGTCATTTAAAGGACAAGTATTTGTAGATGAGAACAATAACGGACAAAAAGACGAAACCGAGCGTGTTGTTTCTCTCGCCAAACTTACATTGGGCAACAATATTAGTTTTACGGATGAAAATGGATTTTATCAAATTTATGGCGATTCGATTGGAAGCAGTACTTTGTACTTAGACGTTCCCGCTTACTATACTTGTGCGCAACCTAGCTATGCCAGTACATTTGCAAAATATAGCGATGTCGTTACCAAAGATTTTCCACTAACTCCTATCAATCAAAATATTAGCGACCTTAATGTCAGTTTGAATAATATTACAAATGCACAAATTGGTCAAGCAATGGCCTTCCAAATTAAAGTGGCCAATGCAGGCACAAAAAGCAAAATAACCCATCTACAATTCACGAAATCGCCATTATTTAACGTAGATTCCGCGTCAGTGGCTGGTTATGTAATTGATGCCGATACTATCCGCTGGGATTTGGGAACACTCAATATTTTTGATACAAAAACCATCACACTATACGGAACGATTTCCGCGACAGCCTCCACAGCAGAACTCTTAGTATCTTCCGCAAACGTATATGCCAATGATTTGGAAGAAAATACACCCACCGACAACTACCAGCAACTTATTTTAGCGATTTCGGATACGCTTCTATACAACTATAACGCTGCCACCAAAACCATTGCAAACAGTAATTTAGCCAATGAATACATTGATTATTCTGTTCATTTTCAGAATATTAGCGCAGAGACTGTTTCTTCCGTAGTCATTGCAGATACGCTGGACACTCGATTGTTGGCCAATACGCTGGTTGTAACAGGCTCTTCAGGAAATATGACTGTAACTGTACGCGATAACATTCTGTACTTTGAGTTATTAAATCATTCGTTCCCCAGCTATTTGACCAATCAATTGCAAAGTCAAGGACTTGTTTCGTTCAAAATAAAAGCCAACCCAACACTTAGCAGTGGCGATACTATCCGCAATAAAGCGTTTATTTATTTGGATTATGACACCATGTTGCTCACCAACCAAACGCAGACAATCATTACAAGCCCAACAAGTATTGCCACAAGCCCAAAGGCCAATTGGACGGTTTATCCCAACCCCGCCAAGGGCAATGAAACATTGCACATTACTGCGCCACAAAATACAGATGTGCGTATTCTGTCAATGGAAGGTCGCGTGATTCAAACAGGAAAAATCAATGATAATAAACTACTAATCAATAATTTGCCAAAAGGTTTATACCTCATAGAAAGCAGCAATGCGGGGCAAGTAATGCGCACCAAACTCGTCGTACAATAA
- a CDS encoding YfiR family protein, whose translation MKKLRLIFVLSLFTSFSTFAQTTDYKFQSLFVYNIAKLAKWTPDHEAGDFKIAILGNKQVAETMSQALTNKKVGAQNIKVEVFNDINDVSSCHILFVPATTKVPIEKLTKVVEKNNIMLVTERDGWGRKGSAINFIMVDGKMKFEVNQEAAQKANVKLSNSLTAMGIVL comes from the coding sequence ATGAAAAAGTTACGTTTGATTTTTGTACTTTCTCTTTTTACGTCGTTTTCGACTTTTGCGCAAACGACTGATTATAAATTTCAATCTTTATTTGTCTATAATATTGCTAAATTAGCAAAATGGACACCTGATCATGAGGCAGGCGATTTTAAAATTGCCATTTTGGGCAATAAGCAAGTGGCCGAAACAATGTCGCAAGCATTGACCAACAAAAAAGTTGGCGCACAAAATATTAAAGTAGAAGTGTTTAACGATATAAATGATGTTTCGTCTTGTCATATTTTGTTTGTGCCTGCCACAACCAAAGTGCCGATTGAGAAACTGACCAAAGTCGTAGAAAAAAATAATATTATGCTGGTAACCGAGCGCGACGGCTGGGGCAGAAAAGGCAGTGCCATTAATTTTATTATGGTGGACGGTAAAATGAAATTTGAAGTAAACCAAGAAGCTGCCCAAAAAGCCAACGTAAAGCTATCCAATAGCCTTACGGCAATGGGCATTGTTTTATAA
- a CDS encoding TonB-dependent receptor plug domain-containing protein, producing MKKKYFLLVAYATFLGQMTAYAQTDTTQADLQKLLNIDFEDTQVRKSLDATKVESASKSKENLADAAGLLTVIDRQEMAAFGGNDLSDVLNRVVGMYMAGSYYFPNNMATIRGDLQTHTASHVLILIDGRPCRESFYGGVDLAIFNTFPLEALERIEIIRGPGSVLYGTNAFTGVINLIMKQEHKNVTKVSTQVGSFGTVGASLLQSQQKEDFKLTSAVRYFNQQGWDLTATDAKGVTKTVNYGQQNLSVSMLGSYKKISFRGFYGNSLRDVIGEKPEWPSDGTTNKLNTYRAFADIGYRHDFSSKWYATHNFTLNGFSQRSVRSDRPVHFFSNDGLLEVTHFIRPTEKVNIVAGLLATRLTGRGDAVDKNTNQPTEFVKAYDEWRGAAYVQADYRPSAHLKLIAGAQANKVPSFQADFAPRWGLIANLNEATGIKVLYGNAFKSASQSERYSNISSNVGNPNLVPETVGTFDAQWFYQDLNYQLAVGYFNSHQKNTLVRKTINGIAYYFNEGTLNSQGVEVEAKIMPTQQLTLTLSSSYQENKNDKGWYNMNTTPNATVKGGVSYRTTNGLAVSVFDSWFSKPATLRNADTGADVTTPNPTAQAFHLLSANVSVDFQQLFDTKKIPALNLACYADNLLNEKIYTPEFSRRNINSLPLRGGRAFYFTFAVKF from the coding sequence ATGAAAAAAAAATACTTTTTATTGGTAGCATACGCCACATTTTTAGGACAAATGACGGCGTATGCTCAGACAGACACGACCCAAGCAGATTTGCAAAAACTACTAAATATTGATTTTGAGGACACGCAAGTCCGTAAAAGTTTGGACGCTACCAAAGTAGAGTCAGCCTCCAAGAGCAAAGAAAATCTGGCCGATGCGGCGGGTTTGCTCACCGTGATAGACCGTCAAGAAATGGCGGCGTTTGGCGGCAACGACCTGAGCGACGTACTTAACCGCGTGGTGGGAATGTACATGGCGGGTTCGTATTATTTCCCCAATAACATGGCCACGATTCGCGGCGATTTGCAAACGCATACGGCAAGCCACGTACTTATTTTGATAGATGGCCGCCCTTGCAGAGAAAGTTTTTATGGTGGCGTGGACTTGGCCATTTTCAATACGTTTCCGCTGGAGGCCTTGGAACGCATCGAAATTATACGCGGGCCGGGCAGTGTGCTATATGGTACGAATGCTTTTACGGGCGTTATTAATTTGATAATGAAGCAAGAGCACAAAAACGTAACGAAAGTTAGCACGCAAGTGGGTTCGTTCGGGACGGTCGGCGCGTCGCTTTTGCAAAGCCAACAGAAAGAAGATTTTAAACTTACGTCTGCGGTGCGTTATTTCAACCAACAGGGTTGGGATTTGACGGCCACCGACGCGAAAGGCGTAACCAAAACCGTTAATTACGGCCAACAAAACCTTTCGGTCAGTATGTTAGGTAGTTACAAAAAAATCTCATTCAGAGGGTTTTATGGAAATTCGTTGCGCGACGTGATAGGCGAAAAACCCGAATGGCCAAGTGATGGAACGACTAACAAACTCAATACTTACAGGGCTTTTGCTGATATTGGGTACAGACATGATTTTTCGTCGAAATGGTATGCTACACATAATTTTACGCTTAATGGCTTTTCGCAACGTTCTGTGCGTTCTGACCGTCCCGTACATTTTTTCTCAAATGATGGGCTGTTGGAGGTAACGCATTTTATTCGCCCCACCGAAAAAGTAAATATTGTGGCGGGGCTGCTGGCCACGCGCCTGACGGGTAGGGGAGATGCCGTAGATAAAAATACGAATCAACCCACCGAATTTGTAAAAGCTTATGACGAATGGCGCGGCGCGGCGTACGTGCAAGCCGACTATCGCCCAAGTGCACATTTGAAACTGATTGCGGGAGCGCAGGCCAACAAAGTTCCGAGTTTTCAGGCGGATTTTGCGCCACGCTGGGGGCTAATCGCCAACCTCAATGAAGCCACAGGTATAAAAGTGCTGTACGGAAATGCTTTTAAATCTGCTTCACAATCAGAACGTTACTCCAATATTTCGTCTAATGTCGGCAATCCGAATCTTGTCCCCGAAACGGTCGGAACGTTTGATGCACAATGGTTTTATCAGGATTTGAATTATCAATTGGCCGTAGGATATTTTAACAGCCATCAAAAAAATACGCTTGTTCGTAAGACAATTAATGGCATTGCCTATTATTTTAATGAAGGTACGCTCAACTCGCAAGGCGTAGAAGTGGAGGCCAAAATAATGCCAACGCAGCAACTAACCCTTACGCTTTCTTCGTCCTACCAAGAAAATAAAAACGACAAAGGTTGGTACAACATGAACACGACACCGAACGCAACCGTAAAAGGTGGGGTTTCGTATCGTACCACTAACGGACTGGCAGTGAGTGTATTTGATTCGTGGTTTTCAAAGCCCGCCACGTTGCGCAACGCCGATACAGGCGCGGACGTTACTACGCCTAATCCTACTGCCCAAGCGTTTCATTTGCTTTCGGCTAACGTTTCGGTAGATTTTCAACAACTTTTTGATACCAAGAAAATCCCTGCGCTTAATTTGGCCTGTTATGCCGACAATTTGTTGAACGAAAAAATCTATACGCCTGAGTTTTCGCGCCGCAATATCAATTCGTTGCCGTTGCGTGGTGGTAGGGCTTTTTACTTTACTTTTGCCGTGAAATTTTAG
- a CDS encoding methyltransferase domain-containing protein, translating into MDTIAQLLENPRQYWQQRYQCAQTGWDMGEVSPPLKAYFDSITQKDIRILIPGCGNGYEADYLLSQGFTNVTMLDIAPEPIARLTQTLAPYVGKELQLIEGDFFELNQTFDLIVEQTFFCALPPVLREKYAQKMPQLLANEDSRLVGVMFNDSLNTTEPPFGGFADEYRSLLGEYMNIYKMELCANSHTARQGRELFVEIGKK; encoded by the coding sequence ATGGATACTATTGCTCAGTTACTTGAAAATCCCCGCCAATATTGGCAACAACGCTACCAATGTGCCCAAACAGGCTGGGATATGGGCGAGGTTTCGCCACCACTCAAGGCTTATTTTGACTCAATTACGCAAAAAGATATTCGGATTTTGATACCAGGTTGCGGCAACGGCTATGAGGCAGATTATTTGCTTTCGCAAGGGTTTACTAATGTTACGATGCTAGATATTGCGCCCGAACCCATCGCCCGACTTACCCAAACGCTCGCGCCGTATGTGGGAAAAGAATTACAACTCATCGAAGGCGATTTTTTTGAACTGAACCAGACTTTTGATTTAATCGTAGAACAGACGTTTTTTTGTGCGCTGCCGCCCGTTTTGCGCGAAAAATACGCCCAAAAAATGCCGCAATTGTTGGCCAATGAGGATTCTCGCTTGGTGGGTGTGATGTTTAATGATAGCCTAAACACTACAGAACCACCGTTTGGTGGCTTTGCTGATGAGTATCGATCTCTTTTGGGGGAATATATGAATATTTATAAAATGGAACTTTGTGCCAACAGCCATACAGCCCGACAAGGCCGCGAATTATTTGTGGAAATAGGCAAAAAATAA